The following are encoded in a window of Scleropages formosus chromosome 7, fSclFor1.1, whole genome shotgun sequence genomic DNA:
- the pcmtd1 gene encoding protein-L-isoaspartate O-methyltransferase domain-containing protein 1 — protein MGGAVSAGEDNDDLIDNLKEAQYIRTEKVEQAFRAIDRGDYYLEGYRDNAYKDLAWKHGNIHLSAPCIYSEVMEALKLQQGLSFLNLGSGTGYLSTMVGLIIGPFGVNHGVELHSDVVEYAREKLEDFIKNSDSFDKFEFCEPNFVVGNCLEISSDSHQYDRIYCGAGVQKDHENYMKILLKVGGILVMPIEDQLTQITRTGQSTWESKNILAVSFAPLVQQSRTDGSKPIKLPPISVRTLQDLSRIYIRRTLRTLVEEETQGHSTPPRVQPKRKRRRYRRRRINTYVFVGNQLMPQPAESEEDERIDEDGREEEEKDCGEPLKQDGHEPQQNLLRSKILTLPLPESLKAYLLYYREK, from the exons ATGGGGGGTGCTGTGAGCGCTGGCGAGGACAATGACGACCTGATCGACAACCTGAAAGAGGCGCAGTACATTCGTACAGAGAAGGTGGAGCAGGCCTTCCGTGCCATCGATCGCGGAGACTACTACCTGGAGGGATACAGGGACAATGCCTACAAGGACCTGGCCTGGAAGCATGGGAACATACACCTGTCGGCACCCTGCATTTACTCTGAGGTCATGGAAGCTCTGAAGCTGCAGCAAGGACTCTCCTTCCTTAACCTAGGAAGTGGAACAGGGTATCTGAGCACAATGGTGGGCCTGATCATAG GTCCCTTTGGTGTGAATCATGGGGTAGAGCTGCACTCGGACGTGGTGGAGTACGCTAGAGAGAAGCTGGAGGACTTCATTAAAAACAGCGACAGCTTCGATAA GTTTGAGTTTTGTGAGCCGAACTTTGTGGTGGGGAACTGCTTGGAGATCTCATCCGACAGCCACCAGTACGATCGTATCTACTGCGGGGCAGGAGTGCAGAAGGATCACGAAAACTACATGAAAATCCTACTCAAGGTCGGAGGCATCCTTGTCATGCCAATCGAGGATCAG CTGACGCAGATCACTAGGACCGGCCAGAGCACGTGGGAGAGCAAGAATATCCTGGCTGTGTCTTTCGCACCCCTCGTACAGCAGAGTCGGACAGATGGGAGCAAACCTATCAAACTGC CCCCGATTTCTGTGAGGACTCTCCAGGACCTTTCGCGGATCTACATCCGACGCACGCTGCGCACGCTGGTTGAGGAGGAGACACAGGGCCACAGCACTCCTCCGCGGGTGCAGCCAAAGCGCAAGCGCCGGCGCTACCGCCGCCGCCGCATCAACACCTATGTTTTCGTCGGCAACCAGCTGATGCCCCAGCCTGCGGAGAGCGAGGAGGATGAGCGCATCGACGAAGATGgccgggaggaggaggagaaggactgCGGTGAGCCGCTCAAGCAGGACGGGCACGAGCCGCAGCAGAACCTGCTGAGGAGCAAGATTCTGACGTTGCCGCTGCCCGAGTCACTGAAGGCCTACCTGTTGTACTACCGAGAGAAATGA